One Bacillus sp. 1780r2a1 DNA segment encodes these proteins:
- a CDS encoding diaminopimelate epimerase, translated as MSEDYAFRFHIKDSYSIDKPATKEALVFTKIKTKAGDTLFEGDVRVHVTSIGIFPVPKDIANAVSNKSLRQQLAAEVKRYVRPHRNFL; from the coding sequence ATGAGCGAAGATTATGCATTTCGATTTCATATTAAAGACTCTTATTCAATAGACAAACCTGCGACAAAAGAAGCCCTTGTTTTCACAAAGATTAAAACAAAAGCAGGGGACACTCTTTTTGAAGGGGACGTACGCGTGCACGTTACTTCCATTGGAATATTTCCTGTACCAAAAGATATTGCAAATGCGGTATCAAATAAATCCCTTCGTCAGCAGTTAGCTGCAGAAGTAAAGCGCTACGTTCGTCCTCACCGAAATTTTTTGTAA
- a CDS encoding iron ABC transporter permease, producing the protein MSVQFFSEPSENWTHIKEFLLANYLITTVTLVSATAIFTAFIGVSTAWLLSAYDFPMRSFFKWGLILPLAIPPYIGAYTYHGILNYTGVIQATLRNSFDITVNQKYFTIMNVPGAIFIFTIFLYPYVYIITKSFLEKQSASLIENARLLGSSPLRLFFRVVLPISRAAVIGGVSLVSLEVLNDFGVVKYFGVQTFSTAIFQAWFGMSDLGSAIKLSGMLMLIVVGLLTIEKVLRGRKRFGYSTTKVRPLTPVRLKGVKAWGVFLYFLLIFMVSFLIPFAQLTQWALMTYEQILNQEFLQLIWNSTSVAFISASIIIVIALVVGNFTRLFQGVLSAVFSKVIILGYSVPGAVISIGVLALFLILDQQLFTLYEQMGKEPTLVLSVSVAMLIFAYVIRFLSIGYNSVEAGFSKVGVTFTEASRTLGMSMTKTFFKVDMKLIKGAIFGGFILVFIDILKELTLTLILQPFNFSTLATKAFEYAGNEMIHEAAVSSMLIILISGVSIFFFHKVLEKE; encoded by the coding sequence ATGAGCGTTCAATTTTTCTCAGAACCTAGCGAAAATTGGACTCATATTAAAGAATTTTTACTAGCAAATTACTTAATAACAACCGTTACACTTGTCAGTGCGACGGCTATATTTACAGCATTTATTGGAGTAAGTACAGCGTGGCTTTTGTCAGCATATGACTTTCCAATGCGTTCATTTTTTAAATGGGGCCTTATCTTACCCTTAGCCATCCCTCCTTACATTGGTGCGTACACGTATCATGGGATTTTAAATTATACGGGTGTGATACAAGCAACACTGCGTAATTCATTTGATATCACCGTTAATCAAAAATACTTTACTATCATGAACGTACCAGGAGCCATCTTTATTTTCACTATTTTTTTATATCCTTATGTTTATATTATTACGAAGAGTTTTCTCGAAAAGCAGTCCGCATCTTTAATTGAAAATGCTAGACTTTTAGGAAGTAGTCCGCTTCGCTTGTTCTTTCGCGTCGTGTTGCCTATATCACGTGCCGCCGTTATTGGTGGCGTCAGCTTAGTAAGTTTAGAAGTGCTAAACGACTTTGGTGTAGTGAAGTACTTTGGTGTTCAAACGTTTAGTACCGCTATTTTTCAAGCGTGGTTTGGCATGAGTGACTTAGGTTCAGCCATCAAGCTTTCCGGGATGCTTATGCTCATCGTAGTTGGTTTACTTACAATTGAAAAGGTCCTTCGAGGACGCAAGCGGTTTGGGTATTCAACGACAAAAGTGAGACCTTTAACACCCGTTCGGTTAAAAGGTGTCAAGGCTTGGGGAGTTTTTTTATATTTTCTACTTATTTTTATGGTTTCTTTTCTCATTCCGTTTGCACAATTAACTCAATGGGCGCTTATGACGTATGAACAAATTTTAAATCAAGAATTTCTGCAGTTAATTTGGAATTCAACATCAGTAGCTTTTATTTCAGCAAGCATTATTATTGTTATTGCCTTAGTGGTTGGAAACTTCACAAGACTTTTTCAAGGTGTGCTTTCAGCAGTCTTTTCAAAGGTAATTATCCTTGGATATTCTGTACCAGGAGCCGTTATTTCAATTGGTGTATTAGCACTGTTTTTGATTCTTGACCAACAGCTTTTCACTCTGTACGAACAAATGGGTAAAGAACCCACTTTAGTACTAAGCGTCAGTGTAGCCATGCTCATCTTTGCTTATGTTATTCGCTTTTTATCCATTGGATACAACTCAGTCGAAGCTGGCTTTTCAAAAGTGGGCGTAACGTTTACAGAAGCATCTAGAACATTAGGAATGAGCATGACAAAAACATTTTTTAAAGTCGATATGAAGCTTATCAAAGGAGCCATTTTTGGCGGATTTATTCTCGTCTTTATCGATATTTTAAAAGAGTTAACTCTAACTTTAATTTTACAGCCTTTTAATTTTAGTACGCTAGCGACGAAAGCATTTGAGTATGCAGGAAATGAAATGATTCATGAAGCAGCAGTATCATCAATGCTTATTATTTTAATTAGCGGGGTATCTATTTTCTTTTTTCATAAAGTACTAGAAAAGGAGTAA
- a CDS encoding YuzF family protein: MAHEQDERNYEAPYMVTQVDPYVFATLESVKGKEVVIETVRGNLRGKVKDVKIDHVVIQSKDSSFFVRIQQIVWIMPE; encoded by the coding sequence ATGGCTCATGAACAAGACGAACGTAATTATGAAGCGCCTTATATGGTAACCCAAGTCGATCCTTATGTATTTGCGACTCTTGAATCAGTTAAAGGTAAAGAAGTAGTTATTGAAACCGTACGTGGAAATTTACGTGGAAAAGTTAAGGATGTTAAAATTGATCACGTTGTCATTCAATCAAAAGATTCTAGCTTTTTTGTACGTATTCAACAAATTGTTTGGATTATGCCTGAATAA
- the folD gene encoding bifunctional methylenetetrahydrofolate dehydrogenase/methenyltetrahydrofolate cyclohydrolase FolD: MTATIIKGKEVAAELRAALKEEVAQLKEQGVVPGLTVILVGDNPASHSYVKAKAKACEEIGVASEVIKRDVNITEEDLLQEIQQLNESEAVHGILVQLPLPNHIDEKAVLNAISPKKDVDGFHPVSVGNMVIGDECYLPCTPHGIIELIKRSGEEISGKHAVVIGRSNIVGKPVAMLLLQENATVTIAHSRTKDLSAMIKQADILVSAVGRPRLVKAEDLKPGAIVIDVGNTMENGKLVGDIDYEPAKEVAGYITPVPGGVGPMTITMLLKNTVDAAKTINGLV; the protein is encoded by the coding sequence ATGACAGCAACGATTATTAAAGGTAAGGAAGTAGCAGCAGAATTACGTGCCGCTTTAAAAGAAGAAGTCGCACAGTTAAAAGAGCAAGGTGTTGTACCAGGACTTACAGTTATTCTAGTAGGTGATAATCCAGCTTCACACTCTTATGTAAAAGCTAAAGCAAAAGCATGTGAAGAAATTGGTGTGGCATCAGAAGTAATTAAACGTGATGTTAACATTACAGAAGAAGATCTATTACAAGAAATTCAACAGCTTAATGAAAGTGAAGCTGTACATGGGATTTTAGTACAGCTGCCATTACCAAATCATATTGATGAAAAAGCTGTGTTAAACGCGATTTCTCCTAAAAAAGACGTAGATGGTTTCCACCCCGTAAGCGTTGGAAATATGGTGATTGGAGACGAGTGCTACCTTCCATGTACACCACACGGCATCATTGAGTTAATCAAGCGTTCAGGTGAAGAAATTTCAGGTAAACATGCAGTTGTAATTGGTCGCAGCAACATTGTTGGAAAGCCAGTTGCTATGCTGCTTCTTCAAGAGAATGCAACGGTAACGATTGCTCATTCACGCACAAAAGATTTATCAGCAATGATTAAACAAGCTGATATTTTAGTCTCTGCCGTTGGGCGACCACGCTTAGTAAAAGCAGAAGACCTAAAGCCAGGTGCTATCGTTATTGATGTTGGAAACACGATGGAAAATGGAAAGCTTGTTGGTGATATTGATTATGAACCAGCAAAAGAAGTAGCAGGATATATTACTCCAGTACCTGGTGGTGTTGGTCCAATGACAATTACGATGCTATTAAAAAATACAGTTGATGCTGCAAAAACAATTAACGGTTTAGTGTGA
- a CDS encoding AI-2E family transporter — protein sequence MPRFFKSGLGILLLLLILFMLSKVQYILQPIGVMITTILAPILIAGVLYYLLSPIVRLIMRAKIPKTLAILFVFLSFIGLLTGGIVFLYPIIQEQLLSLANYLPTLAKDVMNLIKDLQHSPFTARFAEEATKFDLEQRLTDILGNVGDMATTIGTSTLKIFDFLTSTIIVIITVPFVLFYMLKDGENLPKRIVHLTPKRYRHDIDEILSKINTGLSAFIQGQIIVSMFVGVCVYIWYLLIGLDNALVLALIALFTNLIPFIGPFIGTLPGVIMGLIQDPYMALYVILGVLIIQQIESNLISPQVMGRKLDVHPVTVILLLLIAGSVVGFLGLLLALPTYTVLKVVVSHIYGRLMENDE from the coding sequence ATGCCGCGTTTCTTTAAAAGTGGATTAGGAATTTTATTGTTATTATTAATTTTATTTATGCTGTCAAAAGTACAGTATATCTTACAGCCAATTGGGGTTATGATTACAACTATCTTAGCTCCAATTTTAATTGCAGGGGTTTTATATTACTTACTAAGCCCTATAGTTCGGTTAATTATGAGAGCAAAAATCCCAAAAACATTAGCTATTCTATTTGTTTTTCTTTCATTCATTGGTCTTTTAACCGGTGGAATTGTGTTTTTATATCCTATTATTCAGGAACAGCTGTTGTCCTTAGCAAATTACCTTCCAACGCTTGCGAAAGACGTAATGAATTTAATTAAAGATCTTCAACATTCACCGTTTACCGCTCGCTTTGCGGAAGAAGCAACAAAGTTTGATTTAGAGCAACGTTTAACCGATATACTTGGTAACGTGGGAGATATGGCAACAACAATTGGTACAAGTACGTTAAAAATCTTTGACTTTTTAACTAGTACAATTATTGTTATTATTACCGTTCCATTTGTATTATTTTATATGTTAAAAGACGGAGAAAACTTACCTAAGCGAATTGTTCATTTAACACCAAAGCGCTACCGTCATGATATTGACGAAATTTTAAGTAAGATAAACACAGGACTAAGTGCATTTATCCAAGGGCAAATTATTGTCAGTATGTTCGTTGGAGTTTGCGTTTATATTTGGTATTTATTAATTGGGTTAGATAATGCACTTGTGTTAGCCCTAATTGCATTATTTACGAACCTTATCCCGTTTATTGGCCCGTTCATTGGGACTCTCCCTGGTGTTATTATGGGCTTAATTCAAGATCCGTATATGGCGCTTTACGTTATTTTAGGTGTGTTAATTATTCAACAAATTGAAAGTAACTTAATTTCTCCTCAAGTAATGGGAAGAAAGCTTGACGTCCACCCTGTAACCGTAATTTTACTGTTATTAATAGCGGGTAGCGTAGTAGGGTTCTTAGGGTTGTTATTGGCACTTCCGACGTATACAGTTCTAAAAGTAGTTGTTAGCCACATTTATGGTAGACTAATGGAAAATGACGAGTAG
- a CDS encoding manganese catalase family protein, which yields MFKRIDKLLIDLPEPKNPDPNAAAAVQELLGGKFGEMSTLNNYMYQSFNFRTKKKLRPFYDLVASITAEEFGHVELVSNTINLMLEGSTFPGDPDITPMQNAKDVRNTQHFIATAQTAYPFDSMGKAWTGENVFNSGNLILDLLHNFFLECGARTHKMRVYQMTDNPVAREMIGYLLVRGGVHVVAYAKALEIATGVDVTKLVPIPNLSNKSFDAARKYEDQGVHRRLYTFSDADYMGIAKIWKGTHPEDGGKLEVIEGTPKGGKIPDLEEVTEEFAPGIGPDEFAEIAKRLQRNAGL from the coding sequence ATGTTTAAGCGGATTGATAAATTATTAATTGATTTACCAGAGCCGAAAAATCCAGATCCCAACGCTGCTGCCGCTGTACAAGAGCTATTAGGTGGGAAGTTTGGAGAAATGTCTACGCTAAATAACTATATGTATCAGTCGTTTAATTTTCGTACAAAGAAAAAGCTGCGTCCATTTTATGATTTAGTCGCGAGCATTACAGCAGAAGAATTTGGGCATGTAGAACTCGTCTCTAATACAATTAATCTTATGTTAGAAGGATCTACGTTTCCTGGTGACCCAGACATTACGCCAATGCAGAATGCAAAGGATGTACGTAATACCCAGCATTTTATTGCCACTGCGCAAACAGCTTATCCGTTTGATTCTATGGGAAAGGCTTGGACAGGAGAAAATGTCTTTAATAGTGGAAATTTAATTCTGGACTTATTGCACAATTTCTTTTTAGAGTGCGGGGCAAGAACCCATAAAATGAGAGTATATCAAATGACGGATAACCCTGTTGCCCGTGAAATGATTGGATATTTATTAGTTCGTGGTGGCGTTCACGTTGTGGCATACGCCAAAGCGTTAGAGATTGCAACCGGAGTGGATGTTACAAAACTAGTGCCAATTCCAAATTTAAGCAATAAATCGTTCGATGCTGCTAGAAAATATGAAGACCAAGGTGTTCATCGCCGTCTCTATACATTCAGTGATGCTGATTATATGGGAATTGCGAAGATTTGGAAAGGTACGCACCCAGAAGATGGTGGGAAGCTAGAAGTCATTGAAGGAACGCCTAAAGGAGGGAAAATTCCAGACTTAGAAGAAGTAACTGAAGAATTTGCTCCGGGAATAGGTCCAGATGAGTTCGCAGAGATTGCAAAGCGATTACAGCGTAACGCAGGACTATAG
- a CDS encoding ABC transporter ATP-binding protein, translated as MYVQVNNLSFQYRNASKETIENFNLEIMKGEVVSILGQSGSGKSTVLRLLAGLEVPKTGQIIINSQTMCDSRVFMQPEKRGVGLVFQDYALFPHMNVEENVKFGLKKMTRKQKYARIDEVLELVGLTEYGKRYPYELSGGQQQRVALARALAPSPSLLMFDEPFSNLDTDLQHRIRDELRVILKTTGITSIFVTHDQTDAKKLADRVIVMEKGKIIRVGKPEELLTRAVSLG; from the coding sequence ATGTATGTACAGGTCAATAATTTATCTTTTCAATATCGGAACGCTTCAAAAGAGACAATAGAAAATTTTAACCTCGAGATCATGAAGGGAGAGGTTGTGTCAATACTCGGACAAAGTGGTAGTGGAAAAAGTACCGTTCTTCGCCTACTGGCTGGACTGGAAGTTCCAAAGACAGGTCAGATTATCATTAATAGTCAAACGATGTGTGATTCACGTGTGTTTATGCAACCTGAAAAAAGAGGAGTGGGTCTTGTCTTTCAAGACTACGCGTTATTTCCCCATATGAATGTGGAAGAGAACGTCAAGTTTGGATTAAAGAAAATGACGAGGAAGCAAAAGTATGCAAGAATTGATGAAGTCTTGGAACTTGTTGGATTAACAGAGTATGGAAAGCGTTACCCGTATGAACTAAGCGGTGGACAGCAGCAGCGCGTAGCATTAGCTCGGGCGCTAGCACCATCGCCGTCTTTACTGATGTTTGATGAACCTTTTAGTAACTTAGATACGGACTTACAGCACCGTATACGAGATGAGCTTAGAGTAATATTAAAGACAACAGGCATAACATCAATTTTTGTGACTCATGATCAAACGGATGCTAAGAAATTAGCAGATCGGGTTATTGTAATGGAAAAAGGTAAAATTATTAGAGTTGGAAAGCCAGAAGAGCTCTTAACGAGAGCCGTATCTTTGGGATAA
- a CDS encoding Fe(3+) ABC transporter substrate-binding protein: MNKKLTQLFSLLMVLTLVFLAGCGVSENNQSSSEKKSNKKEGPEVVNLYTSRHYETDDALYKAFTEETGIKVNVVKGEENELIERLSREGQATKGDLFLTSDAGRLHWAKEKELLQNVESETLNNNIPANLRDKDSEWFGLTKRARVIVYAKDRVKPEDLSTYEALTEPKWKGKVLVRPSENVYNQSLLASFISLNGEDKAKEWAKGIVKNMARDPQGNDRDQAKAVVAGEGDVAIMNTYYIGVMKNSTDPEEVKVADQVGVFFPNQETDGTHINVSGIGLTKHAKNKENAIKLMEFLSSEEAQGKFAEANYEYPVNPNVEPSELLKSWGEFKEQDLNLSELGEKNAEAVKLFNEVSWK, encoded by the coding sequence ATGAACAAAAAACTTACACAACTTTTTAGTTTGCTAATGGTTTTAACGCTTGTGTTTTTAGCAGGCTGCGGAGTATCAGAAAACAATCAATCATCAAGTGAGAAAAAGAGTAATAAAAAGGAAGGTCCAGAGGTTGTAAACTTATATACTAGCCGTCACTATGAAACAGACGATGCATTATACAAAGCGTTCACGGAAGAAACGGGTATTAAAGTAAACGTTGTCAAAGGAGAGGAAAACGAACTGATTGAACGTCTTTCTCGAGAGGGACAAGCAACAAAAGGTGATTTATTCTTAACGTCTGATGCCGGTCGATTACACTGGGCAAAAGAAAAAGAATTGCTTCAAAATGTAGAAAGCGAAACATTAAATAACAATATTCCTGCAAACCTTCGTGATAAAGACAGCGAATGGTTTGGTTTAACAAAGCGCGCACGTGTAATTGTTTATGCAAAAGATCGTGTGAAGCCAGAAGATTTATCAACATATGAAGCATTAACAGAGCCAAAGTGGAAAGGTAAAGTACTTGTAAGGCCTTCTGAAAACGTTTATAACCAGTCGCTTCTTGCTTCGTTTATTTCACTAAACGGTGAAGACAAAGCAAAAGAGTGGGCGAAGGGAATTGTGAAAAATATGGCGCGTGATCCCCAAGGAAATGATCGTGACCAAGCAAAAGCGGTTGTTGCTGGTGAAGGTGACGTTGCTATTATGAATACGTATTACATCGGTGTAATGAAAAACTCTACAGATCCAGAAGAAGTAAAGGTAGCAGATCAAGTAGGCGTGTTTTTCCCGAACCAAGAGACAGATGGTACACACATTAACGTCAGCGGTATTGGTTTAACAAAGCATGCTAAAAATAAAGAAAATGCGATTAAGTTAATGGAATTCTTGTCTAGCGAAGAAGCGCAAGGGAAATTTGCTGAAGCAAACTATGAGTACCCAGTTAACCCGAACGTAGAGCCATCTGAGCTTTTAAAGTCATGGGGAGAGTTTAAAGAGCAAGACCTAAACTTATCTGAGCTTGGTGAAAAGAATGCTGAAGCTGTTAAGCTATTTAATGAAGTAAGCTGGAAATAA
- a CDS encoding DUF3298 and DUF4163 domain-containing protein, translating into MGKLITLPLLVYSQRIVKPKLDVVYPVIHGMANQAVQYKMNAKLLKRTNELIVQQGYGENPDTTETGYYELKNNQRDVLSLMLINYAFSGGAHGLTVVVPMTFNTKNGKVYKLKDLFKPNSNYVQRLSKLVEVQIKERDIMVLGEYTGIKPDQDFYIADKSLVLFYQLYDLAPYAYGIPYFPISIYDIQDIIADEGPLGQMFG; encoded by the coding sequence ATGGGAAAATTGATTACGCTGCCGCTTCTTGTATACTCTCAACGCATCGTGAAACCGAAATTAGACGTTGTTTACCCAGTTATTCATGGAATGGCTAATCAAGCAGTTCAGTATAAAATGAACGCTAAGCTATTAAAACGAACAAACGAATTAATTGTTCAACAAGGATACGGAGAAAATCCTGATACGACCGAAACGGGATACTATGAATTGAAAAACAATCAGCGTGATGTGCTGAGCTTAATGCTCATAAACTATGCTTTTTCAGGTGGCGCTCATGGGTTAACCGTTGTCGTACCTATGACCTTTAACACCAAAAATGGAAAGGTCTATAAATTAAAGGATTTATTCAAGCCTAATAGCAATTATGTTCAGCGCTTATCTAAGCTCGTGGAGGTACAGATTAAAGAGCGCGATATTATGGTTCTCGGAGAATATACGGGAATTAAGCCAGATCAAGACTTTTATATCGCGGATAAATCGCTTGTATTATTTTATCAGCTCTATGATTTAGCACCCTATGCATATGGGATTCCTTACTTTCCCATTTCTATTTATGATATTCAAGATATAATCGCAGACGAAGGACCTCTTGGTCAAATGTTTGGATAA
- the aldA gene encoding aldehyde dehydrogenase, with translation MMTHKLYINGQYTDSKSRELIEVINPSTEEVISKIYKGTEEDANKAIDAAYEAQKKWEKVPSVERGKVVRKLGNQIKEKRERFVQLLMEEQGKSKDQAEGEIDTAIEYFYYMSEWARRIEGEIIPSDQPNENIFLYKRPIGVVAGIVPWNFPMFILARKVATALITGCSIVLKPSQQTPNTAAEFTKIIADMKELPAGVYNFITGTGSTIGTAMASNPKVGIVTMTGSVPAGTKVMEAAAKNITKVNLELGGKAPAIVTKNANLDVAVKSIKTSRLTNAGQACTNAERVYVHEDVAEEFIKKITQEMSNVKIGNPLTDEDVEMGPLVSKERLETVEKMVENAVKQGAEIQTGGKRLEKEKGYFYEPTVLLNVTQDMEIMQEEVFGPVLPIMTYKDLDKAIELGNDSKYGLSSSIYTDNIHEAMKAANELKFGETFVNRENFEAMQGYHAGMRQSGLGGADGKHGVEDFLVTQVVYMEYNKDFS, from the coding sequence ATGATGACGCATAAATTGTATATTAACGGACAGTATACGGACTCAAAATCGAGAGAATTAATTGAAGTGATAAACCCTTCAACGGAAGAAGTTATTTCAAAAATTTATAAAGGTACAGAAGAAGATGCAAATAAGGCAATCGATGCAGCATACGAAGCGCAAAAGAAATGGGAAAAAGTCCCTTCGGTGGAGAGAGGGAAAGTGGTTCGGAAGCTTGGGAATCAAATAAAAGAAAAGCGTGAACGTTTCGTACAACTACTTATGGAAGAGCAGGGAAAAAGCAAAGATCAAGCTGAAGGAGAAATTGACACTGCCATTGAATATTTTTATTACATGTCAGAATGGGCTCGGCGTATTGAAGGAGAAATTATTCCAAGTGATCAACCAAATGAAAACATCTTTTTGTACAAACGTCCAATTGGCGTTGTGGCAGGGATAGTACCTTGGAATTTTCCGATGTTTATTCTAGCGCGAAAAGTAGCAACAGCTCTGATTACCGGATGTAGCATTGTTTTAAAACCAAGTCAACAAACACCAAACACAGCTGCTGAATTTACAAAGATTATTGCAGACATGAAAGAACTTCCCGCCGGAGTATATAATTTTATTACAGGAACAGGGTCTACAATTGGGACAGCGATGGCAAGCAATCCGAAAGTAGGGATTGTTACAATGACGGGCAGCGTTCCAGCGGGTACAAAAGTGATGGAAGCAGCAGCGAAAAACATTACCAAAGTTAACTTAGAGCTCGGCGGCAAAGCACCAGCCATCGTAACAAAGAATGCAAATCTAGACGTTGCGGTTAAAAGTATTAAAACATCTCGTCTTACGAACGCAGGCCAAGCTTGTACAAATGCTGAGCGCGTATATGTTCATGAAGACGTTGCTGAAGAATTTATTAAAAAGATAACGCAGGAAATGTCCAATGTGAAAATTGGAAACCCTTTAACAGATGAAGACGTGGAAATGGGACCGCTTGTAAGTAAAGAGCGCCTTGAAACAGTAGAAAAGATGGTAGAAAATGCAGTAAAGCAAGGTGCCGAAATTCAAACAGGTGGCAAACGTTTAGAAAAAGAAAAAGGTTATTTCTATGAACCTACCGTTTTACTCAACGTGACGCAGGACATGGAAATCATGCAGGAAGAAGTCTTTGGCCCAGTTTTGCCAATTATGACTTATAAAGATCTAGATAAAGCCATAGAGCTAGGGAATGATTCAAAGTATGGTCTTTCCTCATCAATTTACACGGATAATATTCATGAGGCAATGAAAGCAGCAAACGAGTTGAAATTCGGTGAGACATTTGTAAACAGAGAAAACTTTGAAGCCATGCAAGGGTATCATGCTGGTATGAGACAATCAGGATTAGGGGGAGCTGATGGTAAGCACGGTGTAGAAGATTTTCTTGTTACGCAAGTCGTTTATATGGAATATAATAAAGATTTTTCATAA